A single window of [Clostridium] hylemonae DSM 15053 DNA harbors:
- a CDS encoding glutamate synthase-related protein, with product MARYKCGVCGYIYDEEKEGKPFEELESCPACRQPKESFQAADGEDGAGQKCGYRYMEVIRQMAATGRPVIEAMGTQMPVPGFDEILVLGAQLNPPPLDAGEDVNIRTVIGKHAKKPMVLEGPMYVSHMSFGALSREAKTSLARGSALAGTAMCSGEGGILPEEKAAAYKYIFEYVPNRYSVTPENLREADAVEIKIGQGTKPGMGGHLPGDKVTEEIARVRNKPLGKDVISPSKFEDISTKEELKELVWQLRASSQGRPIGIKIAAGRIEKDLEYCVFAQPDFITIDGRGGATGASPRIIRDSTSVPAVYALHRAKKYLEASGADIDLIMTGGFRVSADAVKAIAMGASAVAVASAAMVAAGCLQFRDCGSGRCPAGIATQDEKLRARFDARAASERVGNYFKAAFDEIRTFARITGHKDIHDMTVEDLCTISRDIAEYTDIPHA from the coding sequence ATGGCAAGGTATAAATGCGGTGTGTGCGGGTACATATATGACGAAGAAAAGGAAGGAAAGCCCTTTGAGGAGCTTGAGTCCTGTCCGGCCTGCAGACAGCCGAAGGAATCGTTCCAGGCAGCGGACGGGGAAGATGGCGCAGGGCAGAAGTGCGGTTACCGTTATATGGAGGTGATCCGGCAGATGGCAGCCACAGGACGGCCGGTCATCGAGGCGATGGGAACGCAGATGCCGGTGCCGGGATTTGATGAGATACTTGTACTCGGAGCGCAGCTGAATCCGCCGCCGCTGGACGCCGGTGAAGACGTGAACATCCGGACGGTTATCGGGAAACATGCGAAGAAGCCTATGGTGCTGGAAGGGCCCATGTATGTCTCACACATGTCCTTTGGCGCACTGTCCAGAGAGGCGAAGACGTCGCTTGCAAGAGGAAGTGCTCTTGCGGGAACTGCCATGTGCAGCGGAGAAGGAGGAATCCTGCCGGAAGAGAAAGCAGCCGCTTACAAATACATATTCGAGTATGTTCCGAACCGTTACAGCGTGACACCGGAGAACCTGCGGGAGGCGGACGCTGTAGAGATCAAGATAGGACAAGGGACAAAACCGGGGATGGGAGGCCATCTTCCGGGCGATAAGGTGACAGAGGAGATCGCCAGGGTGAGAAACAAACCGCTTGGTAAGGATGTGATCAGCCCGTCCAAATTTGAAGATATAAGTACAAAAGAAGAATTAAAGGAGCTCGTGTGGCAGCTTCGGGCATCTTCGCAAGGACGCCCCATCGGTATTAAGATCGCTGCGGGAAGGATTGAGAAAGACTTGGAATACTGCGTGTTTGCACAGCCGGACTTCATCACGATCGACGGCCGCGGCGGAGCTACAGGAGCAAGTCCGAGGATCATCCGGGATTCGACGAGCGTGCCGGCAGTCTATGCGCTCCATCGCGCAAAGAAATATCTGGAGGCGTCAGGGGCAGATATTGATCTGATCATGACAGGGGGCTTTCGTGTCTCCGCTGACGCTGTAAAAGCGATCGCTATGGGAGCATCGGCGGTGGCTGTCGCATCGGCTGCAATGGTGGCGGCAGGCTGCCTGCAGTTCCGGGACTGCGGAAGCGGCAGGTGTCCGGCCGGGATCGCGACCCAGGACGAAAAGCTGAGAGCCAGATTTGATGCCAGAGCCGCCTCCGAACGGGTTGGGAACTACTTTAAAGCCGCCTTTGATGAAATACGCACATTTGCCAGGATCACAGGCCATAAGGACATACACGATATGACAGTAGAAGACCTGTGCACCATAAGCAGGGATATTGCCGAATATACAGATATTCCCCATGCATAG
- a CDS encoding VanZ family protein, with protein MKQNPKYNRLTAALFVIYLLLVTWIILFKMQFSLSEFGRFRSINLIPFAGSLIVNGKVRLSEIFENILVFVPVGIYLSMLRSDLSFLKRTALIAGYSLLLETLQYILAVGATDITDLIDNTLGGIIGIGLYAGAGRLIRQKDKLDKILNILAAAGTVCLCALILILILANL; from the coding sequence ATGAAACAAAACCCAAAATATAACCGTCTGACCGCCGCGCTTTTTGTCATCTATCTTCTTCTGGTGACATGGATCATCCTGTTTAAGATGCAGTTTTCCCTTTCGGAATTCGGCCGCTTCCGGAGCATAAACCTCATCCCGTTTGCCGGTTCATTGATCGTCAACGGAAAAGTACGGCTGTCGGAAATATTTGAGAACATACTCGTATTCGTGCCTGTCGGCATCTACCTGTCCATGCTCAGAAGTGATCTGTCTTTTTTGAAAAGGACCGCCCTGATCGCCGGTTACAGTCTGCTGCTTGAGACACTGCAGTATATACTGGCCGTTGGAGCCACCGACATTACGGACCTGATCGACAATACGCTTGGCGGAATCATCGGTATCGGCCTGTATGCCGGCGCCGGCAGGCTTATACGGCAAAAAGATAAACTCGATAAGATCCTCAATATCCTGGCCGCTGCCGGAACCGTATGTCTGTGCGCTCTCATACTTATACTCATCCTGGCAAACCTCTGA
- a CDS encoding CorA family divalent cation transporter, with product MQYRLDGSIVPVGDDETIEDNEALVVIITSEEYESEYKKQFQKKMLLNIYHTHYCRADLLKDCVIGTFVIPRKDDLLGKYMTFGYYMTAKKLVLVDDSGIIEKLVKHMADTLTVEETYTAHFLFELMEYLVKEDVIFLQNYEKKLSELEGVLLQGVITDFDRQMLSIRKELLALQSYYQQLIEVSETLEENQNHMFDDEDCRVFDLYSKRADRLFDNARRLQEYSLQLREMYESQIDIRQNQIMKFLTVVTTIFLPLTLIAGWYGMNFVGMPELKSPYGYTVVIIVSIAIIVVEIWLFKIKKWFD from the coding sequence ATGCAGTATCGTCTGGACGGCAGTATCGTGCCGGTTGGAGATGATGAGACCATTGAGGACAACGAGGCGCTTGTGGTGATCATTACATCAGAGGAGTACGAGTCAGAGTATAAAAAGCAGTTTCAGAAAAAAATGCTGCTCAATATCTATCACACGCATTACTGCAGGGCGGATCTGCTGAAGGATTGTGTCATCGGAACATTTGTTATCCCGAGAAAGGATGACCTGCTCGGGAAGTATATGACATTCGGCTACTATATGACAGCAAAAAAGCTTGTGCTTGTGGATGACTCGGGCATCATTGAAAAGCTGGTAAAGCATATGGCGGATACGCTGACAGTAGAAGAGACATACACGGCGCATTTTCTCTTTGAGCTGATGGAGTATCTTGTCAAAGAGGATGTTATTTTTCTCCAGAATTATGAAAAGAAGCTTTCAGAGCTGGAAGGAGTGCTGCTTCAGGGTGTCATCACGGACTTTGACCGGCAGATGCTGTCGATAAGAAAGGAGCTTCTTGCACTGCAGTCATATTATCAGCAGCTCATCGAGGTGAGCGAGACGCTGGAAGAGAATCAAAATCACATGTTTGACGATGAAGACTGCCGTGTCTTCGACCTGTATTCCAAACGGGCGGACCGCCTGTTCGACAATGCCAGACGGCTGCAGGAATATTCCCTTCAGCTTCGGGAGATGTATGAATCCCAGATAGATATCCGGCAGAACCAGATCATGAAGTTTCTTACGGTCGTCACAACGATCTTTCTTCCGCTCACGCTGATCGCCGGATGGTACGGAATGAATTTTGTCGGTATGCCGGAGCTTAAGAGTCCGTACGGGTATACGGTAGTTATCATAGTAAGTATCGCGATCATTGTCGTGGAGATCTGGCTGTTTAAGATAAAGAAATGGTTTGATTAG
- a CDS encoding SGNH/GDSL hydrolase family protein yields MVLCIGDSLTLGVMGYSYISFLRREERIVNLGVNGDSLWGGTRRLRSCLKKSKYKSADTVVISLGTNDILLPYLSGRSLFWKAQCRLRNLYRSFSSDIWEFAERYETIVRELADEEYKVILIGLPYIQLAGYPLGKVEAYNDCIRSTAKRYGAQFIDIYSMQSRHVKKVRTCSWGRYNFGRLADGMFMLLFPHRKDVLSRKRGLAVTVDGVHFNSGSARLLAGAVERVLG; encoded by the coding sequence ATGGTTTTATGTATCGGGGACAGCCTGACGCTCGGCGTCATGGGATATTCTTATATTTCGTTCTTACGCCGGGAGGAAAGAATCGTAAATCTCGGCGTTAACGGCGATTCACTCTGGGGCGGCACACGGAGGCTGCGCAGCTGCCTGAAAAAAAGCAAATATAAAAGTGCAGATACGGTCGTCATCTCTCTTGGAACGAACGATATACTGCTTCCTTATCTGTCCGGCCGCTCTCTCTTCTGGAAAGCGCAGTGCAGACTGCGGAATCTGTACCGCAGTTTCAGCAGTGACATATGGGAGTTTGCCGAACGCTATGAGACGATAGTCAGAGAACTGGCGGATGAGGAATATAAGGTGATTCTCATAGGACTTCCGTACATACAGCTGGCAGGATATCCGCTCGGGAAAGTGGAGGCATATAACGACTGTATACGGAGTACGGCCAAGAGATACGGCGCACAGTTCATAGACATATATTCTATGCAGAGCAGGCATGTGAAAAAGGTCCGGACGTGCAGCTGGGGAAGATATAATTTCGGAAGGCTGGCGGACGGCATGTTCATGCTGCTGTTTCCGCACAGAAAAGATGTATTGTCCCGGAAAAGAGGTCTGGCGGTGACGGTGGACGGCGTACATTTTAATTCCGGCTCAGCGCGGCTGCTTGCGGGTGCGGTGGAGCGGGTGCTCGGTTGA
- a CDS encoding helix-turn-helix domain-containing protein, with the protein MAAVNIGKNIMKYRRETGITQEQLAEHMGVSKSSVSKWETGNAYPDICLLPELATLFNISVDTLMGYEPQLTKKRIAKLYRELAEAFPSEPEGTYEKCENMIKKYYSCFPFLYKMALLYLNHAVLMKEPDTVMERAWMLCRRIEQDSADASLIKDTVSLEVTILIMRNKPLEALEILGEDVRPLGQDAEMTGAAYEQLGDRKKAREIFQVCAYQHLLFFMQDSVNLMMLSTEDREFCDETIKRLTEIIKLYGLEKLHFYTALQFYMAAAELYAGRNEEGKAVEMIERYTDVVLKTPMPWSLASRDSYFTDVDDWLKRFDADKGTPRGSRLIKESLSASLTQNPVFQHMREEFRFRTCVEKLKKLQEE; encoded by the coding sequence ATGGCTGCTGTGAATATTGGCAAAAATATTATGAAATACAGGCGGGAAACAGGAATCACCCAGGAACAGCTCGCAGAGCATATGGGAGTATCGAAGTCATCGGTGTCCAAATGGGAGACCGGCAACGCGTATCCGGACATCTGCCTTCTTCCGGAACTGGCAACTTTGTTTAATATCTCTGTCGATACTTTGATGGGATACGAGCCGCAGCTTACGAAGAAAAGAATCGCAAAGCTGTACCGGGAGCTGGCGGAGGCATTTCCGTCAGAGCCGGAGGGGACATATGAAAAATGTGAAAACATGATCAAGAAGTATTATTCCTGTTTTCCATTTTTATATAAGATGGCGCTGCTGTATCTGAATCATGCAGTGCTCATGAAAGAGCCGGATACGGTGATGGAGCGTGCATGGATGCTCTGCAGAAGGATAGAGCAGGACAGCGCCGATGCGTCGCTCATCAAAGATACGGTCTCGCTGGAGGTGACGATACTGATCATGCGCAACAAACCGCTCGAAGCGCTGGAGATACTCGGCGAGGATGTAAGGCCGCTGGGCCAGGACGCAGAGATGACCGGGGCGGCGTATGAGCAGCTGGGCGACCGGAAGAAGGCAAGGGAGATATTCCAGGTCTGCGCGTACCAGCATCTGCTCTTCTTTATGCAGGATTCTGTAAATTTGATGATGCTCAGCACAGAAGACAGGGAATTCTGCGACGAGACGATAAAGAGGCTTACGGAGATCATAAAGCTGTACGGACTGGAAAAGCTGCATTTTTATACGGCGCTGCAGTTCTATATGGCAGCGGCGGAATTGTATGCCGGAAGAAACGAGGAAGGGAAGGCCGTTGAGATGATCGAAAGGTACACCGATGTTGTGTTAAAGACACCGATGCCGTGGAGTCTTGCCTCCAGAGATTCTTACTTTACAGACGTCGATGACTGGCTGAAGCGGTTTGATGCGGATAAAGGCACGCCGAGAGGCTCCAGGCTCATCAAAGAATCCCTTTCAGCTTCACTGACGCAGAATCCGGTGTTTCAGCATATGCGGGAAGAATTCAGGTTCCGCACATGTGTGGAAAAACTTAAGAAATTACAGGAGGAATAA
- a CDS encoding PLD nuclease N-terminal domain-containing protein produces MNAFDVLREYLPVLLPLILIELGLALTALIHVLRHRHYKFGNRALWVIVVLFVQIIGPVAYFVFGREES; encoded by the coding sequence ATGAATGCATTCGATGTATTAAGGGAATATCTGCCGGTATTGCTGCCGCTTATCCTCATAGAATTAGGGCTGGCGCTTACGGCGCTCATACATGTGCTCCGCCACAGACATTACAAATTCGGAAACAGGGCGCTGTGGGTGATCGTAGTGCTGTTCGTGCAGATCATCGGTCCGGTTGCATATTTCGTATTCGGGCGGGAGGAGTCATAG
- a CDS encoding ABC transporter ATP-binding protein, whose product MNTLEIHALKKRFGQNDVLKGVELSVPPHSVYGLIGQNGAGKTTTMRIVLGLLAQDAGEVYVCGEKVKYGETKTNRYIGYLPDVPEFYGYMSPEEYLGLCGRISGMDHSGIKEKSEELLCLSGLKDSRKKRIAGFSRGMKQRLGIAQALLNEPKLLICDEPTSALDPMGRKEILDILEQVKEKTTVIFSTHILSDVERICDSVAILHNGTIIQDGDLEELKMRHMADSLLLELRRPEDMKGLLGKLQGLQAKQHDKVSLVIHAPDIYETQYRLMKILSESRTAVEKLEIQEPSLEHLFMEAVR is encoded by the coding sequence ATGAACACATTGGAGATCCACGCACTTAAAAAACGCTTTGGACAAAACGACGTGCTGAAAGGGGTGGAGCTTTCTGTGCCGCCCCATTCCGTCTATGGACTGATCGGACAAAACGGCGCGGGAAAGACGACCACTATGCGGATCGTACTAGGACTGCTCGCGCAGGATGCAGGGGAAGTGTATGTGTGCGGCGAAAAGGTAAAGTACGGGGAGACAAAGACAAACCGATATATCGGTTATCTGCCGGATGTCCCGGAGTTTTACGGGTACATGTCTCCGGAAGAATATTTGGGACTGTGCGGGAGAATCTCCGGTATGGATCATTCCGGCATCAAAGAAAAAAGTGAAGAATTATTGTGCCTGTCGGGACTGAAAGACAGCAGAAAGAAAAGGATCGCGGGATTCTCCAGGGGGATGAAGCAGAGGCTTGGCATTGCCCAGGCACTTCTGAACGAGCCGAAGCTTCTCATATGCGACGAGCCCACATCCGCGCTGGACCCTATGGGACGCAAAGAGATACTTGACATACTGGAACAGGTAAAAGAGAAGACGACGGTTATCTTTTCGACCCATATCCTGTCTGACGTAGAGCGTATCTGCGATTCTGTCGCAATACTTCACAACGGAACGATCATACAGGACGGGGATCTGGAGGAACTGAAAATGAGGCATATGGCAGATTCTCTTCTGCTGGAGCTGCGGCGTCCGGAGGATATGAAGGGGCTGCTTGGAAAGCTTCAAGGTCTGCAGGCCAAACAGCACGATAAGGTGTCGCTCGTCATTCATGCACCGGATATATACGAGACACAGTACCGGCTGATGAAGATTCTGTCAGAGAGCCGGACGGCGGTGGAAAAGCTGGAGATCCAGGAACCTTCGCTGGAACATCTTTTTATGGAGGCGGTGAGATGA
- a CDS encoding ABC transporter permease, whose translation MRGFAAFTRKEFTEYLRSYKLLIIVMVFLLLGFMNPVSAKYLPELMENFMPAGMKMEIPEPVIADAWAQFFKNVPQIGLVVMVIITSGTMSQELSRGTLLPVLTKGLKRRAVWLSKFTGAAVLWTGSYFLSFAVTYVYSLLFWDKASVPELGTAVVFAWLFGLLLQSVVLLGSTLSRSYAGGLLSAGALVLAGMVMSLFHGAGRYSPLRLASDNMSLIDGTLKTGDFLPAAAVTGLLTAAAVLAGIMVFDKKQL comes from the coding sequence ATGAGAGGATTTGCAGCATTTACGAGAAAAGAATTTACAGAGTATTTACGTTCCTATAAACTGCTCATCATTGTGATGGTATTTCTTCTGCTTGGTTTCATGAATCCGGTCTCCGCGAAATATCTGCCGGAGCTGATGGAGAATTTTATGCCCGCAGGGATGAAGATGGAGATCCCGGAACCGGTAATTGCAGATGCGTGGGCACAGTTTTTTAAAAATGTACCGCAGATAGGGCTTGTCGTCATGGTGATCATCACAAGCGGAACGATGTCGCAGGAGTTGAGCAGAGGGACACTGCTGCCGGTGCTGACAAAAGGTCTTAAGCGCAGAGCGGTCTGGCTGTCCAAATTCACAGGCGCCGCCGTACTCTGGACGGGGAGTTATTTCCTTTCATTTGCGGTGACGTATGTGTACAGCCTTCTGTTCTGGGACAAAGCGTCGGTGCCGGAGCTTGGGACGGCGGTGGTCTTTGCATGGCTGTTCGGCCTTCTGCTCCAAAGCGTAGTTCTGCTTGGAAGCACACTGTCCAGAAGCTATGCGGGAGGCCTTTTGTCTGCGGGAGCGCTGGTGCTTGCCGGGATGGTGATGTCCCTGTTCCACGGAGCAGGCAGGTACAGCCCGCTCCGGCTCGCGTCGGACAATATGTCACTGATTGACGGAACGCTGAAGACAGGGGACTTTCTGCCTGCCGCGGCAGTTACGGGCCTGCTCACGGCGGCGGCCGTGCTGGCCGGAATTATGGTGTTTGACAAGAAACAACTGTAA
- a CDS encoding DUF5685 family protein codes for MFGYVNIYEPELKVRDFRKYKSYYCGLCHTLKERYGFLGQMTLTYDMTFAVVLLTSLYEAETEHITCPCKVHPVKKQDMLVNEYTAYAADMNMVLAYFHMKDDWVDEKKISGFAGTYALHRKVKKIIKKYPRQSRVICRSLKELAACEREGVTDIDIPAGCFGRLMSELFVYRKDHWEERLRTLGFFLGKFIYIMDAYEDLEKDVKEGCYNPLKETADRPDHEDRCRQILQMMIAECCAGFEQLPCLLDVDILRNILYDGVWNRYKKVQQQKKEAKE; via the coding sequence ATGTTTGGATATGTTAATATTTACGAACCTGAGTTAAAGGTCAGGGATTTCAGAAAGTATAAGTCATACTACTGCGGACTCTGCCATACGCTGAAAGAGCGGTATGGGTTTCTCGGGCAGATGACGCTTACATATGATATGACATTTGCGGTAGTGCTGCTTACGTCTCTTTATGAGGCGGAGACAGAACATATAACGTGCCCGTGCAAGGTGCATCCGGTAAAGAAGCAGGATATGCTTGTAAATGAATATACGGCATACGCGGCAGACATGAATATGGTGCTCGCTTATTTTCACATGAAGGACGACTGGGTAGATGAGAAGAAGATCAGCGGATTTGCGGGGACATATGCACTCCACCGCAAAGTAAAGAAAATAATAAAGAAATATCCGCGGCAGAGCAGGGTGATCTGCAGGTCGCTGAAGGAGCTGGCTGCCTGTGAGAGAGAGGGCGTCACAGATATTGATATTCCGGCGGGATGTTTCGGCAGGCTTATGTCAGAACTGTTCGTATACAGGAAGGACCACTGGGAGGAGCGCCTCAGAACGCTTGGATTCTTTCTGGGCAAATTCATATATATTATGGATGCCTACGAAGATTTGGAGAAGGATGTAAAAGAGGGCTGCTACAACCCTCTGAAAGAGACGGCAGACAGGCCGGATCATGAGGACAGGTGCCGGCAGATCCTCCAGATGATGATCGCGGAATGCTGCGCCGGATTTGAACAGCTGCCGTGTCTTTTAGATGTAGACATTTTGAGAAATATATTATATGATGGAGTTTGGAACCGCTATAAAAAGGTTCAGCAACAAAAGAAGGAAGCGAAGGAATAA
- a CDS encoding J domain-containing protein yields the protein MTKNPYEVLGVSPNASDDEIKSAYRELTRKYHPDANVNNPLADLAEERFKEVQEAYDTIMKEREQGGGYRYGYGGAYGGTGGGQQAGYDSAQQNVEMQAVYNFINSRRFREALNLLDRMPDRTSQWYYASAYANAGMGNNVLARDHAAQAVNMEPNNVQYRQLLSQLEWNSQRYQNNPYGGYGAGGQTCGTGNMCCDLCIADQLCECMGGDLCTCI from the coding sequence ATGACAAAGAATCCATATGAAGTGTTGGGGGTATCTCCGAATGCATCAGACGATGAGATAAAGAGCGCGTACCGGGAACTGACAAGAAAATACCATCCGGACGCCAATGTAAATAATCCTTTGGCCGATCTGGCGGAAGAGAGGTTCAAAGAAGTTCAGGAAGCTTACGATACGATCATGAAAGAGCGGGAACAGGGCGGCGGATACCGTTACGGATACGGCGGCGCGTACGGAGGGACCGGCGGCGGGCAGCAGGCAGGTTACGACAGCGCGCAGCAGAATGTGGAGATGCAGGCGGTGTATAACTTTATTAACAGCAGGCGGTTCCGTGAGGCGCTGAATCTACTGGACAGAATGCCCGACAGAACGTCACAGTGGTATTATGCAAGTGCATATGCCAACGCAGGCATGGGCAACAACGTGCTGGCCAGGGACCATGCGGCCCAGGCGGTCAATATGGAGCCAAACAATGTGCAGTACCGTCAGCTTTTGAGCCAGCTTGAATGGAACAGCCAGAGGTATCAGAACAATCCGTACGGCGGATACGGCGCCGGCGGACAGACGTGCGGGACCGGAAATATGTGCTGTGACCTCTGTATAGCCGACCAGCTCTGTGAATGTATGGGAGGAGATCTTTGCACATGCATATAA